The following are from one region of the Streptomyces decoyicus genome:
- a CDS encoding ABC transporter permease, which yields MVLARSEVARSRRPRPARGTAVRLGLMALPLAFFALFFAYPVVAIVGRGLKDGGQWQLARFGAVLGDPDVVQVLWFTVWQAAASTALTLLIALPGAYVFARFDFPGKQLLRAVVAVPFVLPTVVVGSAFLALVGRGGLLDELWGLRLDTSVWAILLAHVFFNYAVVVRTVGGLWGQLDPRQEEAARVLGAGRFEAWRRVTLPALGPAVAAAALMVFLFTFTSFGVVQILGGPTFSTLEVEIYRQTADFLDLPTAAVLTLIQFAAVLGVLALHAWTVRRRESALRLVAPSRTAHRPRGRGQWTLLWGTLAVITVLLIAPLVVLVERSFAGPDGYGAVFYTSLRSAASADSTFTVAPLDALWNSLAYAAAATAIALVVGGLAAAALTLPRLRRGPSGRTPLAGRFVRGFDALLMLPLGVSAVTVGFGFLISLDAPPLDLRASWWLVPLAQALVGVPFVVRTMLPVLRAIDGRLREAAAVLGASPWRVWREVDLPMVRRALLIAAGFAFAVSLGEFGATVFIARPDQPTLPVAVARLLGRAGELNYGQAMALSTVLMVVCAGALLVLERLRPADHSGEF from the coding sequence GTGGTCCTCGCTCGTTCTGAAGTAGCCCGCAGCCGGCGCCCCCGGCCCGCGCGGGGAACGGCGGTGCGGCTCGGCCTGATGGCGCTGCCGCTCGCCTTCTTCGCGCTGTTCTTCGCCTATCCGGTCGTGGCGATCGTCGGGCGGGGGCTGAAGGACGGCGGGCAGTGGCAGCTCGCCCGGTTCGGGGCGGTGCTCGGCGACCCGGATGTCGTGCAGGTGCTGTGGTTCACCGTCTGGCAGGCGGCCGCGTCCACGGCGCTGACGCTGCTGATCGCCCTGCCCGGCGCCTATGTCTTCGCGCGTTTCGACTTCCCCGGCAAACAGCTGCTGCGGGCGGTGGTGGCCGTGCCGTTCGTGCTGCCGACCGTCGTCGTCGGCTCGGCCTTCCTGGCACTGGTCGGGCGGGGCGGGCTGCTGGACGAGCTGTGGGGCCTGCGCCTGGACACCTCGGTGTGGGCGATTCTGCTGGCGCATGTCTTCTTCAACTACGCCGTGGTCGTACGGACCGTCGGCGGGCTCTGGGGGCAGCTCGACCCGCGCCAGGAAGAGGCGGCGCGGGTGCTGGGAGCCGGCCGGTTCGAGGCCTGGCGGCGGGTGACGCTGCCGGCCCTGGGGCCCGCCGTCGCGGCCGCCGCGCTGATGGTCTTCCTCTTCACCTTCACCTCCTTCGGGGTGGTGCAGATTCTGGGCGGGCCCACCTTCTCGACGCTGGAGGTGGAGATCTACCGGCAGACCGCGGATTTCCTGGATCTGCCGACGGCCGCCGTCCTCACCCTGATCCAGTTCGCGGCGGTGCTGGGCGTGCTGGCGCTGCACGCCTGGACGGTGCGGCGGCGGGAATCCGCGCTGCGGCTCGTGGCGCCGTCCCGGACCGCACACCGGCCGCGCGGCCGCGGCCAGTGGACGCTGCTGTGGGGGACCCTCGCCGTCATCACCGTCCTGCTGATCGCGCCGCTGGTCGTGCTCGTGGAGCGGTCGTTCGCCGGCCCGGACGGCTACGGAGCGGTGTTCTACACCTCGCTGCGGTCCGCCGCCTCCGCCGACAGCACCTTCACCGTCGCGCCCCTCGACGCCCTGTGGAACTCCCTCGCCTACGCGGCCGCGGCCACGGCGATCGCGCTGGTGGTGGGCGGGCTGGCGGCCGCCGCGCTGACCCTGCCCCGGCTCCGCAGGGGCCCGTCCGGGCGGACACCCCTCGCCGGCCGGTTCGTCCGCGGCTTCGACGCGCTGCTGATGCTGCCCCTCGGAGTCTCCGCGGTGACCGTCGGCTTCGGGTTTCTGATCAGTCTCGACGCGCCTCCGCTCGATCTGCGTGCCTCGTGGTGGCTGGTGCCGCTCGCCCAGGCGCTGGTGGGGGTGCCGTTCGTGGTCCGGACGATGCTGCCGGTCCTGCGGGCGATCGACGGGCGGCTGCGGGAGGCGGCCGCCGTGCTCGGTGCCTCGCCGTGGCGGGTGTGGCGCGAGGTCGACCTGCCGATGGTGCGGCGGGCCCTGCTGATCGCCGCGGGCTTCGCCTTCGCCGTCTCGCTCGGTGAGTTCGGCGCGACGGTCTTCATCGCACGGCCGGACCAGCCGACGCTGCCGGTCGCGGTGGCGCGGCTGCTGGGACGTGCGGGAGAGCTCAACTACGGGCAGGCGATGGCCTTGTCGACCGTCTTGATGGTGGTGTGCGCGGGCGCCTTGCTGGTGCTGGAGCGCCTGCGCCCCGCCGACCATTCCGGGGAGTTCTAG
- a CDS encoding thiamine ABC transporter substrate-binding protein yields MSITSRITVSAVAAAVGIAALAACGTPGGGADAKTVTLVSHDSFNVSKSVLAAFEKESGYKVKILKGGDAGKAVNQAILSKGNPQGDVFFGIDNTLLSRGLNEGVFSPYEAKGLANVPAGLQLDKGEHRVTPLDYGDICVNYDRGYFARHKTAPPKTFDDLLKPRYKGLLVTENSATSSPGLAFQLGTIAKYGQDGWQDYWKKLKANGVEVVDGWEQAYYERFSGSAAGKGKGDKPLVVSYASSPPVEVLGKKPAPEEAPTGVATGTCFRQIEFGGLLKGAKNEKGGKALLDFLVSKEFQEDVPLKMFVNPARKDAKVPELFTKYGAAIDKPTTLPPATITKNREQWIKQWSSLVLK; encoded by the coding sequence GTGAGCATCACCAGCAGGATCACCGTCTCGGCGGTCGCCGCCGCGGTCGGGATAGCCGCGCTCGCCGCCTGCGGTACGCCGGGCGGTGGTGCGGACGCCAAGACCGTCACGCTCGTCAGCCATGACTCGTTCAACGTCTCCAAGTCCGTCCTGGCCGCCTTCGAGAAGGAGAGCGGCTACAAGGTCAAGATCCTCAAGGGCGGGGACGCCGGCAAGGCCGTCAACCAGGCGATCCTGTCCAAGGGCAACCCCCAGGGCGATGTGTTCTTCGGCATCGACAACACCCTGCTCTCGCGCGGTCTGAACGAGGGCGTCTTCAGCCCGTACGAGGCCAAGGGCCTGGCGAACGTGCCGGCCGGGCTTCAGCTCGACAAGGGCGAGCACCGCGTCACCCCGCTCGACTACGGCGACATCTGCGTCAACTACGACCGCGGCTACTTCGCCCGGCACAAGACCGCGCCGCCGAAGACCTTCGACGATCTGCTCAAGCCCCGGTACAAGGGGCTGCTGGTCACGGAGAACTCCGCCACCTCCTCCCCGGGGCTCGCCTTCCAGCTCGGCACCATCGCCAAGTACGGGCAGGACGGCTGGCAGGACTACTGGAAGAAGCTCAAGGCCAACGGCGTCGAGGTCGTCGACGGCTGGGAGCAGGCCTACTACGAGCGGTTCTCGGGCTCCGCGGCCGGCAAGGGCAAGGGCGACAAGCCGCTGGTGGTCTCCTACGCCTCCAGCCCGCCGGTCGAGGTGCTCGGCAAGAAGCCCGCGCCCGAGGAGGCACCCACCGGGGTCGCCACGGGCACCTGCTTCCGCCAGATCGAGTTCGGCGGCCTGCTCAAGGGCGCGAAGAACGAGAAGGGCGGTAAGGCGCTGCTGGACTTCCTGGTGAGCAAGGAGTTCCAGGAGGACGTACCGCTGAAGATGTTCGTCAACCCGGCGCGCAAGGACGCCAAGGTGCCGGAGCTGTTCACCAAGTACGGCGCCGCGATCGACAAGCCGACGACGCTGCCTCCGGCGACGATCACCAAGAACCGCGAACAGTGGATCAAGCAGTGGTCCTCGCTCGTTCTGAAGTAG
- the frr gene encoding ribosome recycling factor yields the protein MIEEILLEAEEKMEKAVVVAKEDFAAIRTGRAHPAMFNKIVADYYGAMTPINQLASFSVPEPRMAVVTPFDKSALRNIEQAIRDSDLGVNPSNDGNIIRVTFPELTEERRKEFIKVAKNKGEDAKISIRSVRRKAKETLDKLVKDKETGEDEVRRAEKELDDTTAKYVAQVDELLKHKESELLEV from the coding sequence GTGATCGAAGAGATCCTCCTCGAGGCCGAGGAGAAGATGGAGAAGGCCGTCGTGGTCGCCAAGGAGGACTTCGCCGCGATCCGCACCGGGCGTGCGCACCCGGCGATGTTCAACAAGATCGTGGCGGACTACTACGGTGCGATGACGCCGATCAACCAGCTGGCGTCGTTCTCGGTTCCCGAACCGCGGATGGCCGTGGTGACCCCGTTCGACAAGAGCGCGCTGCGCAACATCGAGCAGGCCATCCGTGACTCCGACCTCGGCGTCAACCCGAGCAACGACGGCAATATCATCCGGGTGACGTTCCCCGAGCTGACCGAGGAGCGCCGCAAGGAGTTCATCAAGGTCGCGAAGAACAAGGGCGAGGACGCGAAGATCTCGATCCGCAGCGTGCGCCGCAAGGCCAAGGAGACCCTCGACAAGCTCGTCAAGGACAAGGAAACCGGCGAGGACGAGGTGCGTCGCGCCGAGAAGGAGCTCGACGACACCACCGCGAAGTACGTCGCGCAGGTGGACGAGCTGCTCAAGCACAAGGAATCCGAGCTCCTCGAGGTCTGA
- a CDS encoding phosphatidate cytidylyltransferase yields MNESSWGAAPPGAGQWVPPDHGPASSLRGAAPPAPAGPVHDWGDAAQPRPMPFVPGPGGHQDDGREHRDIRDNRDHLDDRGAARLSGPLFRDEKPQEPMPTSLSGSDSSPDSEKPKKKSAGRNLRAAIGVGIGLGAIIVASLFVYKPVFIGVIAIAVVVGLWELTSRLAERKDIKVPLVPLAVGGTAMVVAGYVRGAEGAWVAMALTALAVLVWRMTEAPENYLRDVTTGVFAAFYVPFLATFVALMLAAEPDGPQRVLTFLLLTVVSDTGAYAVGWRFGKHKLAPRISPGKTREGLVGAVLFAMVAGALCMQFLIAHGAWWQGLLVGLAVAASATLGDLGESMIKRDLGIKDMGTLLPGHGGIMDRLDSLLPTAPVVWLLFVIFVGSG; encoded by the coding sequence ATGAACGAGTCTTCCTGGGGGGCCGCCCCGCCCGGCGCCGGTCAATGGGTACCGCCCGATCACGGACCGGCCTCCTCGCTTCGCGGGGCGGCGCCCCCCGCCCCGGCGGGTCCCGTGCACGACTGGGGCGACGCGGCGCAGCCTCGGCCCATGCCCTTCGTGCCCGGGCCAGGCGGACACCAGGACGACGGCCGGGAACATCGGGATATCCGGGATAACCGGGACCACCTGGACGACCGGGGGGCTGCTCGACTGAGCGGCCCCCTGTTCCGCGACGAAAAGCCGCAGGAGCCCATGCCCACCTCTCTTTCCGGGTCCGACAGCTCGCCGGACTCAGAGAAGCCGAAGAAGAAGAGCGCGGGCCGCAACCTGCGCGCCGCGATAGGGGTCGGCATCGGCCTCGGCGCGATCATCGTTGCGTCGCTCTTCGTCTACAAGCCTGTCTTCATCGGCGTGATAGCGATCGCCGTTGTCGTGGGCCTGTGGGAGCTGACCTCGCGGCTGGCGGAGCGCAAGGACATCAAGGTGCCGCTGGTGCCGCTCGCGGTCGGTGGCACCGCCATGGTGGTCGCCGGCTACGTCCGCGGTGCCGAGGGCGCCTGGGTGGCGATGGCGCTGACCGCGCTGGCCGTCCTGGTCTGGCGGATGACCGAGGCGCCGGAGAACTATCTGCGCGATGTCACCACCGGTGTCTTCGCGGCGTTCTACGTGCCCTTCCTCGCGACGTTCGTGGCGCTGATGCTCGCTGCCGAGCCCGACGGGCCGCAGCGGGTGCTGACCTTCCTGCTGTTGACCGTCGTCAGCGACACCGGTGCGTACGCGGTCGGCTGGCGGTTCGGCAAGCACAAGCTCGCGCCGCGCATCAGCCCCGGCAAGACCCGTGAGGGACTCGTCGGCGCGGTGCTCTTCGCGATGGTGGCCGGCGCGCTGTGCATGCAGTTCCTGATCGCGCACGGCGCCTGGTGGCAGGGCCTGCTGGTCGGCCTCGCGGTCGCCGCCAGCGCCACTCTCGGCGACCTCGGCGAGTCCATGATCAAGCGTGATCTCGGCATCAAGGACATGGGGACCCTGCTCCCCGGTCACGGCGGCATCATGGACCGCCTCGACTCCCTGCTGCCGACCGCCCCGGTCGTCTGGCTGCTGTTCGTGATCTTTGTGGGATCCGGCTGA
- a CDS encoding DMT family protein: protein MIIGLLTAVAASACYGTGSVLQAVGSRKSARQEAAKASSAGVTQHGGPSLSSTAKAAVTWEFMVGTVLDFIGFGLGALAARLLPLFLSQTVISANLVITAVLSIKLLGIRLNRAEWTSIGVVCGALVLLATAAGPEGSGHTPIAAHWWLLAASVVLIGGGTLLVRLLGGRAAILAGLLSGLGFGALGVGVRVLNGVAPFHLPSLLGDPALYAILVAGIGGMYLHTVALQIGSVNGATAALVVGETVVPGMLGVLWLGDSSRPGFAWVAALGFVVAVAGAVAVAWFGEPEPETEPGSPAAGERQTEVAAR, encoded by the coding sequence GTGATCATCGGCCTTCTGACGGCGGTAGCGGCATCGGCCTGCTACGGCACGGGTTCGGTCCTCCAGGCGGTGGGTTCACGCAAGTCCGCCCGCCAGGAGGCGGCCAAGGCATCGAGCGCCGGTGTCACCCAACACGGCGGCCCCAGCCTGTCCTCCACCGCGAAAGCCGCCGTGACGTGGGAGTTCATGGTCGGCACCGTGCTGGACTTCATAGGGTTCGGACTCGGCGCGCTGGCCGCCAGGCTGCTGCCGCTGTTCCTTTCCCAGACCGTGATCAGCGCCAACCTCGTGATCACTGCCGTACTGAGCATCAAGCTCCTCGGCATCCGGCTCAACCGGGCGGAGTGGACCTCCATCGGCGTGGTGTGCGGGGCGTTGGTGCTGCTGGCCACGGCCGCCGGTCCGGAAGGCAGCGGCCACACACCGATCGCCGCACACTGGTGGCTGCTCGCCGCCTCGGTCGTGCTCATCGGCGGCGGCACCCTGCTCGTGCGGCTGCTCGGCGGCCGGGCGGCGATCCTCGCGGGCCTGCTCTCCGGTCTGGGCTTCGGCGCGCTCGGTGTCGGCGTACGGGTACTGAACGGGGTGGCCCCCTTCCACCTGCCGTCCCTGCTCGGCGACCCCGCCCTGTACGCGATTCTGGTGGCCGGTATCGGGGGGATGTATCTGCACACCGTCGCCCTCCAGATCGGCTCGGTGAACGGTGCCACGGCGGCGCTGGTGGTCGGCGAGACGGTGGTCCCCGGCATGCTCGGGGTGCTGTGGCTGGGCGACTCCTCCCGTCCGGGCTTCGCCTGGGTCGCCGCCCTCGGGTTCGTGGTGGCCGTGGCCGGTGCCGTCGCGGTCGCCTGGTTCGGCGAACCGGAGCCGGAGACGGAGCCCGGCTCGCCGGCCGCCGGTGAGCGGCAGACGGAGGTGGCGGCCCGCTGA
- a CDS encoding ABC transporter ATP-binding protein — MTSRAGTTAQELLRLGGVTVRFGTAGRPALDAVDLDVAAHEIVCVLGPSGSGKSTLLRVVAGLQQADAGQVLLEGREQAGVPTHRRGVGMMFQDHQLFPQRDVEGNVAFGLRMRRSARGDRERTVAGLLDLVGLPGAQRRAVASLSGGEQQRVALARALAPRPRLLMLDEPLGQLDRGLRERLVVELRRLFRELGTTVLAVTHDQGEAFALADRVVVMQDGRIAQTGTPLEVWQRPATEFVARFLGFDNVVEATVQGEAAATPWGKVPVPDGTADGPCRLLVRPAGVRLTAAPEGLPCTVAARTFRGTHVALLLRPAGGPQVEAACALRDAPEVGARVGIAFAAQDVVVLDAPGTAG, encoded by the coding sequence ATGACGTCACGGGCCGGGACCACGGCGCAGGAGCTGCTACGGCTGGGCGGGGTGACCGTCCGCTTCGGCACGGCGGGACGTCCCGCGCTGGACGCGGTGGATCTGGACGTCGCGGCACACGAAATCGTATGCGTCCTGGGGCCGAGCGGCAGCGGCAAGTCCACTCTGCTGAGAGTGGTCGCCGGGCTCCAACAGGCCGACGCGGGACAGGTGTTGCTGGAGGGGCGCGAGCAGGCCGGGGTGCCCACACACCGCCGCGGCGTCGGCATGATGTTCCAGGACCACCAGCTCTTCCCGCAGCGCGATGTCGAGGGAAATGTCGCCTTCGGGCTGCGGATGCGGCGCTCCGCACGCGGCGACCGGGAGCGTACGGTCGCCGGACTGCTGGACCTCGTCGGGCTGCCGGGCGCCCAGCGGCGCGCGGTGGCCTCCCTGTCCGGCGGCGAACAGCAGCGGGTCGCGCTGGCCCGCGCGCTGGCCCCCCGCCCCCGCCTGCTGATGCTGGACGAGCCCCTCGGCCAGCTCGACCGCGGGCTGCGCGAACGGCTGGTCGTCGAACTCCGCCGCCTCTTCCGTGAATTGGGCACCACGGTCCTCGCGGTCACCCACGACCAGGGGGAGGCCTTTGCGCTCGCCGACCGGGTCGTGGTGATGCAGGACGGCCGGATCGCGCAGACCGGCACTCCGTTGGAGGTCTGGCAGCGGCCCGCCACGGAATTCGTCGCCCGTTTCCTCGGCTTCGACAATGTGGTCGAGGCGACGGTGCAGGGCGAGGCCGCCGCCACCCCCTGGGGCAAGGTGCCGGTCCCGGACGGTACGGCGGACGGGCCGTGCCGCCTGCTCGTCCGGCCGGCCGGGGTACGGCTGACGGCCGCCCCGGAGGGCCTGCCCTGCACGGTCGCCGCCCGTACCTTCCGCGGTACCCATGTCGCGCTGCTGCTCCGGCCGGCCGGGGGACCGCAGGTGGAGGCGGCCTGCGCGCTGCGGGACGCGCCGGAGGTGGGGGCGAGGGTGGGCATCGCCTTCGCGGCGCAGGACGTGGTGGTGCTGGACGCCCCGGGCACGGCGGGCTGA
- the rlmN gene encoding 23S rRNA (adenine(2503)-C(2))-methyltransferase RlmN — translation MPAPGELTFVAPRGAKKPPRHLADLSPVERREAVAAIGEKPFRAKQLSQHYFARYAHDPAQWTDIPAAAREKLASELLPDLMKVMRHISCDDDTTRKTLWKLHDGTLVESVLMRYPDRVTMCISSQAGCGMNCPFCATGQAGLDRNLSTAEIVHQIVDGMRALRDGEVPGGPARLSNIVFMGMGEPLANYKRVVGAIRRLTDPEPDGLGLSQRGITVSTVGLVPAMLRFADEGFKCRLAVSLHAPDDELRDTLVPVNTRWKVREVLDAAWEYAEKSGRRISIEYALIRDINDQAWRGDLLGRLLKGKRVHVNLIPLNPTPGSKWTASRPEDEKAFVQAIEAHGVPVTVRDTRGQEIDGACGQLAASER, via the coding sequence ATGCCTGCACCCGGAGAACTCACTTTCGTTGCGCCGCGCGGGGCCAAGAAGCCCCCGCGGCACCTTGCCGACCTCAGCCCCGTCGAGCGTCGCGAAGCGGTGGCCGCGATCGGGGAGAAGCCGTTTCGCGCCAAGCAGCTGTCGCAGCACTACTTCGCCCGTTATGCGCACGACCCGGCGCAGTGGACCGACATTCCCGCGGCGGCGCGCGAGAAGCTGGCGAGCGAGCTGCTGCCGGACCTGATGAAGGTCATGCGGCACATCTCGTGTGACGACGACACCACGCGCAAGACCCTGTGGAAGCTGCACGACGGCACGCTCGTCGAGTCCGTGCTGATGCGCTACCCGGACCGGGTCACCATGTGCATCTCCTCGCAGGCCGGGTGCGGAATGAACTGTCCGTTCTGCGCGACGGGGCAGGCGGGACTGGACCGGAACCTGTCGACCGCCGAGATCGTGCACCAGATCGTCGACGGGATGCGGGCACTGCGCGACGGCGAGGTGCCGGGCGGGCCCGCGCGGCTGTCCAACATCGTCTTCATGGGGATGGGCGAGCCGCTCGCCAACTACAAGCGGGTGGTCGGGGCGATCCGCCGGCTGACCGACCCGGAGCCCGATGGGCTGGGGTTGTCCCAGCGGGGGATCACCGTCTCCACGGTCGGGCTGGTCCCGGCGATGCTGCGGTTCGCCGACGAAGGGTTCAAGTGCCGGCTGGCGGTGTCGCTGCATGCGCCCGACGACGAGCTGCGCGACACCCTGGTGCCCGTCAACACGCGCTGGAAGGTGCGTGAGGTGCTGGACGCGGCGTGGGAGTACGCGGAGAAGTCCGGGCGGCGGATTTCGATCGAGTACGCGCTGATCCGCGACATCAACGACCAGGCGTGGCGCGGTGACCTGCTGGGCCGGCTGCTGAAGGGGAAGCGGGTCCATGTGAATCTGATTCCGCTGAACCCGACGCCCGGCTCGAAGTGGACCGCCTCGCGGCCCGAGGATGAGAAGGCGTTCGTCCAGGCCATCGAGGCGCACGGGGTTCCGGTGACCGTTCGTGACACCCGCGGCCAGGAGATCGACGGCGCCTGCGGACAGCTCGCAGCCTCGGAGCGCTGA
- the pyrH gene encoding UMP kinase: MIHGADGAHTDHPGHGGRRRFLLKLSGEAFAGGGGLGVDPDVVHAMAREIAAVVREGYEIAIVIGGGNFFRGAELQQRGMDRARSDYMGMLGTVMNCLALQDFLEKEGIDSRVQTAITMGQVAEPYIPLRAVRHLEKGRVVIFGAGMGMPYFSTDTTAAQRALEIDAEAMLMGKNGVDGVYDSDPKKNPDAVKFDALEYGEVITRDLKIADATAITLCRDNKLPILVFELLAEGNIARAVKGEKIGTLVSDQGTRA; this comes from the coding sequence ATGATTCACGGTGCCGACGGCGCGCACACAGACCATCCCGGCCACGGCGGCAGGCGACGCTTCCTGCTGAAGCTGTCGGGCGAAGCGTTCGCCGGCGGCGGCGGACTGGGCGTCGACCCCGATGTCGTGCACGCGATGGCCCGCGAGATCGCCGCCGTGGTGCGCGAGGGCTACGAGATCGCCATCGTGATCGGCGGCGGAAACTTCTTCCGCGGCGCCGAACTCCAGCAGCGCGGCATGGACCGGGCCCGTTCCGACTACATGGGCATGCTCGGCACGGTCATGAACTGTCTGGCTCTCCAGGACTTCCTGGAGAAGGAGGGCATCGACTCCCGCGTCCAGACGGCGATCACCATGGGACAGGTCGCGGAGCCGTACATTCCGCTGCGTGCGGTGCGCCATCTGGAGAAGGGCCGGGTCGTCATCTTCGGCGCCGGCATGGGCATGCCCTACTTCTCCACCGACACCACCGCCGCCCAGCGCGCCCTGGAGATCGACGCCGAGGCCATGCTGATGGGCAAGAACGGGGTGGACGGGGTCTACGACTCCGACCCCAAGAAGAACCCGGACGCGGTGAAGTTCGACGCCCTCGAATACGGCGAGGTCATCACCCGGGACCTGAAGATCGCCGACGCCACCGCCATCACGCTGTGCCGGGACAACAAGCTCCCGATCCTCGTGTTCGAACTGCTCGCCGAGGGCAACATCGCGCGCGCGGTGAAGGGTGAGAAGATCGGCACGCTCGTCAGCGATCAGGGCACCCGGGCCTGA